One region of Juglans microcarpa x Juglans regia isolate MS1-56 chromosome 7S, Jm3101_v1.0, whole genome shotgun sequence genomic DNA includes:
- the LOC121241013 gene encoding putative disease resistance RPP13-like protein 1, with translation MGLVQASTVRRKPSERLPTTSLVEDSDICGRNDDKDEIINKLLLDDASDNKIGVIAIVGMGGMGKTTLAQLVYNDNRVQKHFDLVAWVCVSEEFDVFKVMKTILEAITSSTSDIQGPNRLQLQVNERLMGKKFLLVLDDVWNRNYTDWEILSNSFKSGAQGSRIIVTTRDLGVASVMRAFATHHLKELQEEDCQKLFARHAFHDANSMNSGFKELGRQIVEKCKRLPLAIKLIGALLRDKVDVSEWDMVLNSEIWSLSNEILPALRLSYKHLPSYIKRCFAYCSIFPKDYAFKKDQVVLLWMAEGFLHETENRTMEQIGDDYFVTLVSRSLFQKSSEDEFSFVMHDLINDLAKFVSGDFTFRLEVDSRSHRNLNKTRHVSYARQSYENFEKFEALQEATQLRTFLALQWYKLCYYTSKKLLRDLLPMLSCLRVLSLSDYWYKLELPESIGKMTQLRYLNIHHTKIIRLPDSVCKLYNLQTLKLSRCLYLEQLPRDMQKLVNLRHLDLTETDCIMKMPIHMGKLKCLQTLTKFVVSKRTGCSIRELGELANLRGALSILYLENVESFKDAEGACLRNKMDLKELALNWNKGSNTEISESQRDVLNGLQPHINLKSLTINDYMGGSFPNWVGDHSFPYVTSIHLENCKYCCSLPALGSYPLYKTSLLSVLMEL, from the coding sequence ATGGGTCTAGTCCAAGCTAGTACCGTCAGAAGGAAACCATCTGAAAGATTGCCCACTACTTCTTTGGTAGAAGATTCAGATATTTGTGGTAGAAATGATGATAAggatgaaataattaataagttaCTTCTTGATGATGCTAGTGACAATAAGATAGGTGTGATTGCCATAGTCGGCATGGGGGGAATGGGCAAGACCACCCTTGCTCAGCTTGTATACAATGACAACAGGGTCCAAAAGCATTTTGACCTTGTAGCATGGGTTTGTGTTTCAGAGgaatttgatgtgtttaaagTAATGAAAACAATCCTGGAAGCAATAACTTCTTCGACCAGTGATATTCAAGGTCCAAATCGGCTTCAACTTCAAGTAAATGAGAGATTGATGGGAAAGAAATTCCTATTGGTCTTGGATGATGTTTGGAATAGGAATTATACTGATTGGGAGATATTAAGCAACTCCTTTAAATCTGGGGCACAAGGAAGTAGGATCATCGTAACAACGCGCGATCTTGGTGTTGCATCAGTCATGCGTGCATTTGCAACCCATCATCTAAAGGAGTTACAAGAGGAGGATTGTCAGAAACTATTTGCAAGACATGCATTTCATGATGCTAACTCTATGAATTCAGGGTTTAAAGAGTTAGGTCGACAAATTGTAGAAAAATGTAAACGTCTACCTTTAGCAATAAAGCTAATTGGGGCTCTCTTGCGAGACAAAGTTGATGTTAGTGAATGGGATATGgttttgaatagtgagatatgGAGTTTGTCAAATGAAATTCTTCCTGCTCTAAGATTAAGCTATAAACACCTACCCTCATATATAAAACGGTGTTTTGCTTACTGTTCAATATTTCCAAAAGACTATGCCTTCAAGAAAGATCAAGTTGTTTTATTATGGATGGCAGAAGGTTTTCTCCATGAAACTGAAAACAGAACAATGGAACAAATTGGTGATGATTATTTTGTCACTCTTGTATCAAGATCATTATTTCAAAAGTCGAGTGAGGATGAGTTTAGCTTCGTGATGCATGATCTCATCAATGACTTGGCAAAATTTGTGTCTGGTGACTTTACATTTAGGTTGGAGGTTGATAGCCGTTCTCATCGTAATCTTAACAAGACTCGTCATGTGTCGTATGCTAGACAAAGTTATGAAAACTTTGAGAAGTTCGAGGCTCTTCAAGAAGCTACGCAATTGCGTACATTTTTGGCATTGCAATGGTATAAACTTTGTTACTACACAAGTAAAAAGTTGTTGCGTGATTTATTGCCAATGTTAAGTTGTTTACGGGTGCTCTCCCTATCTGACTACTGGTATAAGTTGGAGTTGCCAGAATCAATTGGAAAAATGACACAATTACGTTATTTGAACATTCATCATACGAAAATTATAAGGTTGCCTGATTCTGTGTGTAAGTTGTACAATTTGCAAACATTAAAGTTATCACGTTGTTTATATCTGGAACAATTGCCAAGAGACATGCAAAAACTCGTAAATTTACGCCATCTTGATTTGACTGAAACTGACTGCATAATGAAGATGCCAATACATATGGGCAAACTAAAATGTCTCCAGACATTAACCAAATTTGTCGTTAGCAAACGCACTGGGTGTAGCATTAGAGAATTGGGAGAGCTTGCAAATCTTCGAGGAGCACTTTCTATCTTGTatcttgaaaatgttgaatcttTCAAAGATGCAGAAGGTGCATGCTTGAGGAATAAAATGGACCTTAAAGAGTTGGCATTAAACTGGAATAAAGGTTCAAATACTGAGATTTCAGAAAGTCAAAGAGATGTACTCAACGGTCTGCAACCACATATAAACCTGAAAAGTCTCACTATAAATGACTACATGGGTGGAAGTTTTCCAAATTGGGTAGGGGATCATTCCTTCCCTTATGTAACGTCTATTCATTTGGAAAACTGTAAATATTGTTGCAGCTTACCAGCACTTGGCAGCTACCCTCTTTACAAAACCTCTCTATTGTCGGTTTTGATGGAATTGTAG
- the LOC121240908 gene encoding DDT domain-containing protein PTM-like codes for MAIYKHWEIPLNLNEASNFDSLNHSVCSNILTKKQNLACLMPSAPLTSSETNTVNNETDDVRKVDETSISGCSGHLGSELSKPVSFVGSVIATESPYITSEGSAGATQSNADIPNFQNFGPHDSNRSAEFLALSQVPIKRPRLGDSPLTSASIDVRLENAMESADPRHYTFSITTRKGDPSQANCRIGYLNYYSFAQTASLVAEDLMHKSSEKVNENSILSEDDIISAQMKAILKKYNKFCWPNIQRLNVDARKEKCGWCFWCKNPTDERDCLFKMYLGPVQEGVKNDVFGLQSKKNRRGHLVDVMCHILSIEGRLQGLLLGPWLNQHHIKYWHKSILKASDLVSIKNLLLTLESNLRPLALSIEWSRQMDFAVTMGTSASHVVISSMRASSKQGISRKRVRPSEPESNPSSNAASGLGIFWWRGGRLSHHVFNWKVLPCSLASKAARQGILYPESSEYVKRSRFIAWRAAVETALV; via the exons ATGGCTATCTACAAGCACTGGGAAATCCCTCTGAACTTGAATGAAGCTAGTAATTTCGACTCGCTGAACCATTCTGTATGCTCAAACATTCTTACTAAGAAGCAAAACCTGGCTTGTTTAATGCCCTCGGCACCACTGACATCTTCAGAAACAAATACAGTTAATAATGAGACTGATGATGTAAGAAAAGTGGATGAAACCTCTATTAGTGGATGCTCTGGTCATCTTGGCAGCGAGCTTTCAAAGCCTGTGAGCTTCGTAGGTTCTGTAATTGCCACAGAAAGTCCATATATAACTTCAGAAGGATCAGCTGGAGCCACACAATCAAATGCAGACATTccgaattttcaaaattttgggcCCCATGACTCAAATAGATCTGCTGAATTCTTAGCTCTGTCACAAGTACCGATAAAGCGCCCACGTTTGGGAGACAGTCCTCTGACGTCTGCCAGCATTGATGTCAGACTAGAAAATGCTATGGAATCTGCAGATCCTCGGCATTACACGTTTTCTATAACCACTAGAAAAGGGGACCCATCACAAGCAAATTGTCGGATTGGCTATTTGAACTACTACAGTTTTGCACAAACTGCCTCATTAGTTGCAGAGGACTTGATGCATAAATCATCAGAGAAAGTCAATGAAAACTCAATATTGTCTGAGGATGATATAATTTCAGCACAAATGAAGGCCATTTTGAAAAAGTATAACAAGTTTTGTTGGCCAAATATTCAGAGACTAAATGTAGATGCAAGAAAAGAGAAGTGTGGATGGTGTTTTTGGTGTAAAAATCCAACTGATGAAAGAGATTGcttgtttaaaatgtatttggGGCCTGTTCAGGAAGGTGTTAAAAATGATGTCTTTGGTCTTCAATCAAAAAAGAACAGGAGAGGCCATCTTGTAGATGTCATGTGTCATATTCTCTCCATTGAAGGTCGTCTGCAAGGGCTTTTGTTGGGTCCATGGCTGAACCAACATCATATCAAGTACTGGCATAAAAGTATTCTGAAGGCTTCTGATCTAGTgtccattaaaaatttattgctCACA TTGGAATCAAATTTGCGTCCTCTTGCACTCTCAATTGAGTGGTCAAGACAGATGGATTTTGCTGTTACCATGGGTACTTCAGCTTCTCATGTTGTAATAAGTTCAATGCGTGCATCCTCAAAACAAGGGATTAGCCGAAAGAGGGTTAGGCCTTCAGAACCTGAGTCCAATCCTTCTTCAAATGCTGCTAGTGGATTGGGTATATTCTGGTGGAGGGGTGGTAGGCTTTCTCATCATGTGTTTAATTGGAAGGTTCTGCCTTGCTCCTTGGCTTCCAAGGCTGCCAGACAAG GCATATTATATCCTGAGAGTTCAGAATATGTAAAGAGAAGCAGATTTATTGCTTGGCGAGCTGCTGTTGAGACGGCACTAGTGTAG